The following proteins are encoded in a genomic region of Acetobacter oryzoeni:
- a CDS encoding HlyD family type I secretion periplasmic adaptor subunit, with the protein MSEQDTQIVPNGGSSDENQQNSVMPATDDFLKQADDPYAQGDTPIALLEFHSPTAALVNMPPTPSAQYIVWVIGGMILFSLVGMTVFPLDRIVSTSGRLISSEPSLVIQPLDTSIIRSIDVREGDFVHKGDVLTHLDPTQTGADSDNLKSQMDQYQAEVDRLTAEANGQDYKPDLGNTAALPQGEAYLRRMAEFNAKVENYNKQIASLQSDLQGYVANAAMYAARAKVAGDVHKMRMELQKDQVGSRLSTLSAQNELMEVERSQISAQQQAASTRNKLAAAVSEKEGYIQTWKAEVYKDLITAQHKLAEAKSAYQKAILHSSMVALKADEDAVVLNIAKISVGSVVTPAEKIMTLVPVGKGLEIETVMSGQDVGFVRLGDKAQIKFATFPYQQYGGAEATVKTISADSFVSGGSSGPSSEDVTPDNTSKSFYTVRLRVDKYTLHGVPNFFHPQPGMPVTADIRVGKRTVMQYMLNSFVPLMTNGMREP; encoded by the coding sequence ATGAGCGAACAGGATACACAGATCGTGCCTAATGGCGGCTCATCTGATGAAAATCAGCAGAACTCTGTAATGCCCGCTACAGATGATTTTCTTAAGCAAGCTGATGATCCTTACGCGCAAGGTGACACGCCCATTGCGCTTTTAGAGTTTCATTCTCCTACAGCGGCATTGGTCAATATGCCACCCACCCCCAGTGCGCAGTATATTGTGTGGGTTATTGGTGGGATGATACTGTTTTCTTTGGTAGGGATGACGGTCTTTCCGCTTGATCGTATTGTTTCCACTTCGGGTCGTTTAATTTCGAGTGAACCCTCGCTTGTGATCCAGCCTTTGGATACATCAATCATACGCTCGATTGATGTGCGGGAAGGAGATTTTGTTCATAAAGGCGATGTTTTAACGCATCTGGATCCTACGCAAACAGGCGCAGATAGTGACAATCTGAAAAGCCAGATGGATCAGTATCAAGCTGAAGTGGATCGCCTTACGGCAGAAGCTAACGGGCAGGATTATAAGCCTGATCTGGGCAATACGGCCGCGTTACCACAGGGTGAGGCCTATTTGCGGCGTATGGCGGAATTTAACGCTAAAGTTGAAAATTATAATAAACAGATTGCCAGTTTGCAGAGTGATTTGCAGGGATATGTTGCAAACGCAGCAATGTATGCTGCGCGTGCCAAAGTGGCCGGTGACGTTCATAAAATGCGCATGGAGCTTCAGAAGGATCAGGTCGGAAGCCGTCTGTCTACTCTGAGTGCCCAGAATGAGTTGATGGAAGTTGAACGTTCACAGATTTCAGCTCAGCAGCAGGCAGCTTCTACACGGAATAAGTTGGCAGCTGCGGTTTCTGAAAAAGAAGGTTATATTCAAACTTGGAAGGCCGAAGTTTATAAAGATTTGATAACGGCACAGCATAAGCTGGCAGAAGCAAAGAGTGCTTATCAAAAAGCTATTTTACATAGCAGCATGGTGGCACTGAAAGCTGATGAAGATGCAGTTGTTCTGAATATAGCTAAAATTTCCGTTGGGTCTGTTGTTACTCCGGCAGAAAAAATTATGACCCTTGTGCCTGTAGGGAAAGGGTTGGAAATTGAAACCGTTATGTCTGGGCAGGATGTTGGTTTTGTACGGCTTGGAGATAAGGCGCAGATAAAGTTTGCGACTTTTCCTTACCAGCAATATGGCGGTGCCGAAGCAACAGTTAAAACCATTAGTGCAGATTCATTTGTATCAGGTGGCAGTAGTGGACCTAGCTCGGAAGATGTTACGCCAGACAATACTTCTAAGTCGTTTTATACTGTTCGCTTGAGGGTAGATAAATATACATTGCATGGTGTGCCTAATTTCTTCCATCCGCAGCCTGGTATGCCAGTTACGGCAGATATTCGCGTTGGTAAGCGTACAGTCATGCAATATATGTTGAATAGCTTTGTGCCGTTGATGACAAATGGGATGCGTGAACCCTGA
- a CDS encoding glycosyltransferase, with protein sequence MATLKQSESQQAGFVTEADRTVYEQYASAAAQESFRQGNAAWQAGSYALAWDLLERANRQARDNPHVMFALVLARQAVGHHDAAIELLEQLLEKFDFREGWSLLATLQQAHGVGYQALRALRYLLTDYACTPDVEKQATIIARLNGVASWYGVQGNGQIVGVGLPEKGLQLVVDGQLKKAVRKKGAWFCPSGWQKAHTLCIVSAQNNIFPNEGVCPQKIVQCEGLVDVGEEGLTGWAWLPRDSDNAPVLNVLAAQTGKKILTFCAENFCDSVSFKQPLARYRAFTVPFSALPEGPVRVIGPDGKNLPGSPIDADMLCLAANQIAHYVADQSKGKERSRIRVSIPKIMPLPVVEEGRTQPKVSGHKVEVAVVIPVFKNAARTLACLRSVQASLKPKAGAHVWVVNDASPEPDLITSVVSFCQQAGFHYLERAQNGGFPCAVNEALRHLTAHDVVLLNSDTLVPEGWLEALRKVAYLEPDTGTVTPFSNDASIFSYPDKNGANPVPDLEETNMFMQMAQAANVGRAVEVPTAHGFCMYIRHDCLQQTGLLREDVFAQGYGEENDFCMRARALGWKHVAAPGVFVAHVGSGSFGESGNPLMLRNQKFLERLHPGYHDYVAQWIKADPLFLERRRLDLVRFRSDRAEDFSDQAVLLVTHAVGGGVEKVVQERVAFWRKHKIRPLILRPSEQGCVLEDGTGEEKYPSLCFTFSKDMVLLLRLLRAEGAGRIEFHQITGHDQRVMDLPARLKCDYDVFVHDYIWFCPRISLMGLKNRYCGEPDEATCEVCVTVMGRRVDNTLSVAAYRKAAHIFLKKAKQVFVPSQDTERRMRKYFSDVQFSVKKLENDRFFKKTFQLPEPKNRKTAQASAFLAQGSKRDVSRIRVCVVGGIGFEKGYDILFEAAVDAVLRNLPLEFVLVGHTRDDAKLLKIGRIFVTGQFQKQEAVSLIHSVDADIAFLPSVWPETWCFALGDIWKAGLHAVAFDLGAPAERIRSTGLGSVVPFGISIQELNEKLLEKGKEMAKKRKLSLT encoded by the coding sequence ATGGCAACCCTGAAGCAGTCTGAAAGTCAGCAGGCGGGGTTTGTCACAGAGGCAGATCGAACGGTATATGAACAATATGCAAGTGCTGCGGCACAAGAATCTTTCAGGCAGGGAAATGCTGCTTGGCAGGCTGGTTCTTATGCTCTTGCATGGGATTTGTTAGAAAGAGCCAATAGGCAGGCGCGTGATAACCCGCATGTTATGTTTGCACTGGTTTTGGCGCGTCAGGCGGTAGGACATCATGACGCTGCTATTGAGCTTTTAGAACAGCTTTTAGAAAAATTTGATTTTCGTGAGGGCTGGAGCCTGCTGGCAACGTTACAGCAGGCGCATGGCGTTGGGTATCAGGCCTTACGTGCTCTTCGGTATTTGCTCACAGATTATGCTTGCACCCCAGATGTAGAAAAGCAGGCGACAATTATTGCACGTTTAAATGGTGTTGCTAGCTGGTATGGAGTGCAGGGGAATGGCCAAATTGTAGGGGTGGGCCTGCCAGAAAAAGGTTTGCAACTGGTTGTCGATGGTCAGTTAAAGAAAGCAGTGCGTAAGAAGGGAGCGTGGTTTTGCCCTTCAGGCTGGCAAAAGGCCCATACGCTTTGCATAGTATCTGCACAGAACAATATTTTTCCAAATGAAGGTGTGTGTCCACAAAAGATTGTTCAGTGTGAAGGGTTAGTAGATGTGGGAGAGGAAGGGCTAACGGGCTGGGCCTGGTTACCCCGTGATTCGGATAATGCACCTGTTTTGAATGTTCTGGCCGCGCAGACAGGAAAGAAAATTCTAACATTTTGCGCAGAAAATTTTTGTGATTCTGTTAGTTTCAAACAACCATTAGCGCGATATAGAGCATTCACTGTTCCATTTTCTGCATTACCAGAAGGTCCGGTGAGAGTAATAGGGCCAGATGGGAAAAATCTGCCTGGTAGCCCAATAGATGCAGATATGTTGTGTTTGGCAGCTAATCAGATTGCACACTACGTGGCAGATCAGAGTAAAGGTAAAGAACGATCTCGCATACGCGTATCTATTCCAAAAATTATGCCTCTTCCTGTTGTAGAAGAAGGAAGAACACAGCCAAAAGTTTCAGGTCATAAAGTTGAAGTTGCGGTTGTTATTCCGGTTTTTAAAAATGCTGCGCGTACTTTGGCCTGTTTGCGTAGCGTGCAAGCAAGTTTGAAACCCAAGGCTGGTGCGCACGTTTGGGTGGTGAATGATGCATCTCCGGAGCCTGATTTGATAACTTCTGTTGTGAGTTTTTGTCAGCAGGCGGGTTTCCATTATTTAGAAAGAGCACAGAATGGTGGGTTTCCATGTGCGGTGAATGAGGCGCTACGCCATCTCACAGCGCATGACGTTGTGTTGCTGAATAGCGATACGTTGGTACCAGAAGGGTGGCTGGAAGCGTTGCGGAAGGTTGCCTATCTAGAACCGGATACAGGTACAGTTACCCCTTTTTCCAATGATGCCAGTATTTTTTCCTATCCAGATAAAAATGGTGCAAATCCGGTACCAGATCTGGAAGAAACAAATATGTTTATGCAAATGGCACAGGCTGCCAATGTGGGTCGTGCTGTAGAAGTGCCTACTGCTCACGGCTTTTGTATGTATATCCGGCATGATTGTTTGCAGCAAACAGGGTTGTTGCGTGAAGATGTGTTTGCGCAAGGTTATGGTGAAGAAAACGATTTTTGTATGCGTGCCCGTGCCCTTGGGTGGAAACACGTAGCTGCTCCTGGTGTTTTTGTGGCGCATGTGGGGAGCGGATCGTTTGGGGAAAGTGGCAACCCCTTAATGCTACGAAACCAAAAATTTTTGGAACGACTGCATCCTGGCTACCACGATTACGTTGCACAATGGATTAAAGCAGACCCTCTTTTTTTGGAACGCAGGCGCCTTGATCTGGTTCGGTTCAGAAGTGATAGGGCAGAAGATTTTTCAGATCAGGCCGTTTTGTTGGTGACACATGCCGTTGGCGGAGGCGTAGAAAAGGTTGTGCAGGAGCGTGTTGCCTTTTGGCGTAAGCATAAAATACGCCCGCTAATCTTACGTCCATCTGAGCAAGGATGTGTGCTGGAAGATGGAACGGGTGAGGAAAAGTATCCTTCCCTATGTTTTACATTTTCTAAAGATATGGTGCTTCTTCTGCGTCTTTTGCGTGCAGAAGGCGCTGGGCGGATTGAGTTCCATCAAATTACAGGACATGATCAGCGTGTGATGGATCTGCCGGCACGTTTGAAATGTGACTATGATGTATTTGTGCATGATTACATCTGGTTTTGTCCTCGCATTTCATTGATGGGGTTGAAAAATCGTTATTGCGGTGAACCTGATGAGGCAACGTGCGAAGTTTGCGTTACTGTAATGGGACGCCGCGTGGATAACACGCTTAGCGTTGCCGCTTATCGTAAAGCGGCACATATCTTTTTAAAGAAGGCAAAGCAGGTTTTTGTGCCATCGCAAGATACTGAGCGAAGAATGCGAAAATATTTTTCTGACGTTCAGTTTTCGGTAAAAAAATTAGAAAACGATCGTTTTTTTAAAAAAACATTTCAGCTCCCAGAACCAAAGAACCGCAAAACGGCACAAGCAAGTGCATTTTTGGCGCAGGGTTCTAAGCGCGATGTTTCTCGTATTCGGGTATGTGTTGTTGGTGGGATAGGGTTTGAAAAAGGTTATGATATTTTGTTTGAGGCAGCAGTAGATGCTGTTTTGCGCAATTTACCGTTAGAGTTTGTGCTTGTAGGCCATACACGCGATGATGCGAAATTGTTAAAAATAGGACGCATTTTTGTAACCGGTCAGTTTCAAAAACAGGAAGCTGTTTCCTTAATTCATTCAGTAGATGCGGATATTGCTTTCCTGCCATCTGTATGGCCGGAAACATGGTGTTTTGCTTTGGGAGATATCTGGAAGGCCGGATTACATGCTGTTGCGTTTGATCTGGGGGCTCCGGCGGAGCGCATCCGTTCCACAGGTTTGGGGAGTGTGGTGCCGTTTGGTATTTCCATACAGGAGTTGAATGAAAAATTATTGGAAAAGGGTAAGGAAATGGCAAAAAAAAGAAAGCTTTCCCTTACTTAA
- a CDS encoding peptidase domain-containing ABC transporter: protein MDQTDHVPEQAGSPSDTDRGQGAPVSAPVIRLKAVVAAAKYHGLELDIRDFAAEPGEDTPSPATLVRWLEDQGAVAKAVRIKWRYLVKMTNSPPIVLMFRDGSAALMVNATPDRGVVWLQDPLKGASVAAVPVDELRLSQIWTGDILLIKRRKGESEADAPVSLGWLAQMVLREKRSLRDIGIASMTLSVLQIFPPLVVMQVVDKVVGYHSMSTLVSISGLLFIFSLYEVLISYGRRELSMVLTTRIDSRISLHLFSRLVSLPLEYFERQQAGNVLGRVTAIYKVRDFLTGRLMSTALDMFTLVVILPFLFMLSSTLAWMTVACAGLIGLVVVVAMNPLAKLMTQQLAADRNRSAILYESVAGIRTLKTLALEPIRKQAWDDATAEVIRWKLAVGRFSNWVQTIVMPLDLFISRGIILVGAYLALVSPSSVGMGGLVAFMMLGARVASPLVGLARLMDDFNEVMASLGEASSVLNQPTETKALTTGMRPRIKGALSFEGVNFSYPGSTQLALKNVNFSVPAGTMLGLVGRSGSGKSTITRLLQGVSRSYTGYLKLDGVDLREINLTHLRRSFGVVLQDNFLFRGTIRENITAGRPGLTIDDVVHAARMAGAEEFIERMPAGYETFIEEGSTNISGGQRQRLAIARAVITDPKLMILDEATSALDPESEALVNANLERIGKGRTMVIVSHRLSSLVNCDQICVMDQGEVADIAPHNVLLERCDIYRTLWMQQNRHTEGRTSSEGASLIAEGE from the coding sequence GTGGACCAGACTGATCATGTGCCGGAACAGGCCGGTTCTCCTTCAGATACAGATCGCGGTCAGGGAGCTCCTGTTTCTGCGCCTGTTATCCGGTTAAAAGCTGTTGTCGCAGCTGCCAAATATCATGGTCTGGAACTGGATATCCGTGATTTTGCCGCGGAGCCAGGAGAGGATACGCCATCCCCTGCAACATTAGTGCGCTGGTTAGAAGATCAGGGTGCTGTCGCAAAGGCCGTGCGGATTAAGTGGCGTTATCTTGTCAAGATGACCAACTCTCCGCCGATTGTTCTGATGTTCCGGGACGGTTCCGCGGCGCTGATGGTGAATGCGACACCAGATCGTGGGGTCGTATGGTTGCAGGATCCGCTTAAAGGTGCATCTGTAGCAGCTGTGCCGGTAGATGAACTGCGCCTTTCCCAGATATGGACTGGTGATATTCTTCTGATCAAGCGGCGTAAGGGGGAATCGGAAGCAGATGCTCCGGTCAGTCTCGGATGGCTGGCCCAAATGGTGCTGCGTGAAAAGCGCTCTTTGCGCGATATTGGTATCGCATCCATGACGCTGAGTGTGCTGCAGATTTTTCCACCACTTGTTGTTATGCAGGTGGTTGATAAAGTGGTGGGTTACCACTCCATGTCAACGCTGGTTTCAATTTCTGGGTTGTTATTTATATTTTCACTATACGAGGTACTTATCAGTTATGGGCGGCGTGAGCTGTCTATGGTGCTGACAACACGTATTGATTCTCGCATTTCGTTACATCTTTTTAGCCGCCTTGTGTCTTTACCGTTGGAATATTTTGAACGCCAGCAGGCAGGGAATGTGCTTGGGCGCGTGACAGCTATTTATAAAGTGCGAGATTTTCTGACCGGGCGGTTGATGAGCACTGCTCTGGATATGTTTACGCTCGTTGTTATTCTGCCTTTCCTTTTTATGCTCAGCTCAACGCTCGCTTGGATGACAGTTGCTTGTGCCGGTCTTATTGGGTTGGTCGTTGTGGTTGCCATGAACCCACTTGCCAAGCTCATGACACAACAACTTGCTGCAGATCGGAACAGAAGCGCTATCCTGTATGAAAGCGTGGCTGGTATCCGTACTCTGAAAACGCTTGCTTTGGAGCCTATTCGTAAACAGGCATGGGATGATGCCACAGCAGAGGTTATTCGCTGGAAACTTGCTGTAGGGCGTTTTTCAAACTGGGTCCAAACAATAGTCATGCCGCTTGATCTGTTTATCAGTCGCGGCATTATTTTGGTGGGTGCATATCTGGCGCTTGTGAGCCCTTCTTCCGTGGGAATGGGGGGGCTTGTTGCGTTCATGATGCTTGGGGCACGCGTTGCTTCTCCGTTAGTTGGTTTGGCAAGGCTCATGGATGACTTTAACGAAGTTATGGCATCACTAGGGGAAGCTTCATCGGTTCTAAATCAACCAACAGAAACGAAGGCACTTACGACTGGGATGCGCCCGCGTATTAAAGGGGCACTATCTTTCGAGGGCGTTAATTTTTCCTATCCTGGATCTACTCAGTTGGCTTTGAAAAACGTCAACTTCTCGGTGCCAGCGGGCACTATGCTGGGGCTTGTTGGGCGAAGCGGATCTGGTAAATCTACCATTACCCGTTTGTTGCAAGGGGTTAGTCGGTCCTACACAGGTTATCTTAAGCTGGATGGTGTTGATTTACGTGAAATCAATCTGACCCACTTGCGCCGGTCTTTTGGTGTGGTGTTGCAGGATAACTTCCTGTTCCGCGGTACCATTCGCGAAAATATTACGGCTGGCCGCCCCGGGCTTACGATTGATGATGTTGTGCATGCAGCCAGAATGGCCGGAGCCGAAGAATTTATTGAACGGATGCCTGCAGGTTATGAAACCTTCATTGAAGAAGGTTCAACCAACATTTCTGGTGGCCAGCGTCAGCGGCTTGCTATTGCACGTGCCGTCATTACTGATCCTAAACTGATGATTTTGGATGAAGCAACGTCTGCGCTGGATCCAGAAAGTGAGGCTTTGGTAAATGCCAATCTGGAGCGGATTGGTAAAGGCCGTACTATGGTCATTGTTTCGCACCGTCTCTCTTCTCTCGTGAACTGTGATCAGATTTGTGTGATGGATCAAGGGGAAGTGGCAGATATTGCACCCCATAATGTTCTGCTTGAACGATGTGATATTTATCGGACACTTTGGATGCAGCAAAACCGGCATACAGAAGGACGCACTTCTTCTGAAGGTGCATCTTTGATCGCGGAAGGGGAGTAG
- a CDS encoding SEL1-like repeat protein → MVWKLFQKTFGRSGKNIETRLEQAKAQLKEQPADAFSKLAVLARDGSAEAQFLVGQCYLTAQGAPPDLVEGARWVRRAGQNGWAEASFVLATLYLHGLPQEVDANTPKSIFDDPTEQRKREPDFVKAAEWARRAAEAGYADGQALYGYVLTAGPESIRNPEQALEWYQAAASQGCVQGHLGLGLAALAKAKTQEDYTAAAVELKKAADGGMGTGLYLMGVMTERGIGVPQNIPESTSYFAKAAEKKVRGAQAKYGLALLAGKGVARDVVRGETWLRRAALAGDAEAAAILGDMHGRGGELPPNYAEAISWYRFASDQGHAASSRTLGNIYLSGVGVPKDPQAAAQWFKVAAEQGDKEATAELGNLALAGIVPTVEAAEVLECYRNAAAQNDFLAAFNVGVALAQGIGAQKDEEAALKWIRKAADKVVNAQYWYGRMLLEGRGAERNPQEGREWVAKAAESGMTEAQLAYGHLLITGTGGAKDHPQALQWYKKAAESGNIDAMFSMGAMYGGGHDVPADLVLARSWFQQAAEGGHGLAQLMMGRYLANGIGGDKDIEGARSWYRKAEKQNVLQASIELSKIGNQEVTQASS, encoded by the coding sequence TTGGTCTGGAAACTGTTTCAGAAAACGTTTGGTAGGTCGGGTAAAAATATTGAAACCCGCCTTGAACAGGCCAAAGCGCAACTCAAAGAACAACCAGCAGATGCCTTTAGCAAGCTGGCTGTTCTTGCGCGAGACGGAAGCGCAGAAGCCCAATTTTTAGTTGGGCAATGTTATCTTACGGCACAGGGGGCGCCACCAGACTTGGTGGAAGGAGCGCGCTGGGTACGTCGTGCGGGGCAGAATGGATGGGCTGAGGCTTCTTTTGTTCTGGCAACGCTATATTTGCACGGTTTGCCGCAAGAGGTAGATGCAAATACTCCGAAATCTATTTTTGACGATCCAACAGAGCAAAGAAAGCGGGAACCAGATTTTGTTAAAGCAGCAGAGTGGGCCCGTCGTGCGGCAGAGGCCGGGTATGCTGATGGGCAGGCTCTGTATGGATATGTTTTAACGGCTGGCCCGGAAAGTATTCGCAATCCAGAACAGGCTTTGGAATGGTATCAGGCTGCCGCGTCTCAGGGGTGCGTACAAGGCCATTTAGGGCTTGGTCTTGCAGCGCTCGCAAAGGCGAAAACACAGGAAGATTATACCGCGGCTGCTGTAGAGCTCAAAAAAGCAGCTGATGGTGGTATGGGCACAGGCCTGTATCTTATGGGCGTTATGACGGAGCGTGGTATAGGCGTTCCGCAAAACATTCCTGAATCTACATCCTATTTTGCAAAAGCGGCAGAAAAGAAAGTGCGTGGTGCACAAGCAAAATATGGCTTGGCCCTACTTGCTGGCAAAGGTGTTGCGCGTGATGTGGTGCGAGGTGAAACGTGGTTAAGGCGTGCAGCTTTGGCAGGGGATGCTGAAGCTGCAGCTATTTTGGGAGATATGCACGGGCGAGGTGGGGAACTGCCGCCCAACTATGCGGAAGCGATTTCCTGGTATCGTTTTGCTTCGGATCAAGGGCACGCGGCATCTAGCCGCACTTTGGGCAATATTTATCTTAGTGGCGTGGGGGTTCCGAAAGATCCGCAGGCCGCAGCGCAGTGGTTTAAGGTTGCTGCAGAGCAGGGAGATAAAGAAGCTACGGCTGAATTGGGCAATCTGGCCTTGGCTGGTATTGTACCCACAGTAGAGGCAGCGGAAGTTCTGGAATGTTATCGGAACGCTGCAGCACAGAATGATTTTCTGGCTGCCTTTAATGTCGGGGTTGCGCTTGCTCAAGGGATCGGTGCTCAAAAGGATGAAGAAGCAGCCCTTAAGTGGATACGTAAAGCAGCAGATAAAGTTGTGAATGCCCAGTATTGGTATGGGCGTATGCTGCTGGAAGGCCGGGGTGCAGAACGTAATCCGCAAGAAGGGCGGGAGTGGGTGGCAAAGGCCGCTGAATCCGGCATGACCGAAGCGCAGCTAGCCTATGGCCACTTGCTTATTACCGGAACAGGTGGTGCAAAAGATCATCCTCAAGCACTGCAATGGTACAAAAAAGCGGCTGAATCTGGCAATATAGATGCCATGTTCTCTATGGGTGCCATGTATGGTGGAGGCCATGATGTTCCGGCAGATTTGGTTTTGGCCCGCTCATGGTTTCAACAGGCGGCAGAGGGCGGTCATGGCCTCGCACAGTTGATGATGGGGCGTTATCTGGCCAATGGAATTGGCGGAGATAAGGATATTGAGGGCGCGCGATCTTGGTATCGTAAAGCAGAAAAACAGAATGTTCTGCAGGCCAGTATCGAACTTTCCAAGATCGGAAATCAGGAAGTCACTCAAGCATCTTCCTAG